In Erythrobacter litoralis HTCC2594, a single genomic region encodes these proteins:
- the fsa gene encoding fructose-6-phosphate aldolase → MQFFADTAEIDDIKELAATGLLDGVTTNPSLIHKSGRDFIEVTKEICGITDGPVSAEVVALDHATMMKEADKLRAIADNVCIKVPLTIDGLKTCKALSDDGTMVNVTLCFSANQALLAAKAGATFVSPFVGRHDDNGFNGMELIRDIRTIYDNYAFETEILVASVRHTTHVLEAALIGADVMTAPPKVIMALANHVLTNKGIEGFLKDWEATGQSIL, encoded by the coding sequence ATGCAATTCTTCGCCGACACCGCTGAAATCGACGACATCAAGGAACTGGCCGCGACCGGCCTGCTCGATGGCGTGACCACCAATCCCTCGCTGATCCACAAGTCGGGCCGCGACTTCATCGAAGTGACGAAGGAGATCTGCGGTATCACCGACGGGCCGGTGAGCGCCGAGGTCGTCGCGCTCGATCACGCCACGATGATGAAGGAAGCCGACAAACTGCGCGCGATCGCGGACAATGTCTGCATCAAGGTGCCGCTGACGATCGACGGGCTCAAGACCTGCAAGGCGCTGAGCGATGACGGCACCATGGTCAACGTCACGCTCTGCTTCAGCGCCAACCAGGCGCTGCTGGCAGCGAAAGCGGGTGCGACATTCGTTTCGCCCTTCGTCGGCCGTCACGACGACAACGGTTTCAACGGCATGGAGCTGATCCGCGATATCCGCACGATCTACGACAATTATGCTTTCGAGACCGAAATCCTCGTCGCCAGCGTGCGCCACACCACGCATGTGCTGGAAGCCGCGCTGATCGGCGCGGATGTCATGACGGCACCGCCCAAGGTGATCATGGCGCTGGCGAACCATGTGCTGACCAACAAAGGCATCGAAGGCTTCCTCAAGGATTGGGAAGCGACGGGGCAGAGTATCTTGTAA
- a CDS encoding primosomal protein N', whose translation MNRARILTFNAALPVLDYRVPEGMSVVPGSVVVAPLGPREILGVVWEEERLPGQSVPDAKLRPLRDTVPVPPLRPELRRLIEWTADYYCAPMSAVARMVLSSGGALRGPMTTTEYRLSGGMPERMTAQRERAMERLEGEQATIRELAEIAEVSDGVLRGLVNQGVLEPVVVDIDRSYPRAHPDHAEPILSAEQKEVADELVAAVEAEEFAPILLDGVTGSGKTETYFEPVAAALRMDRQVLVLLPEIALTEAFLRRFADRFGAAPIVWHSSLKSTERRRAWRAISTGEAQVVVGARSALFLPYDNLGLIVVDEAHEVSFKQDDGVRYNARDVAVMRGHFEKHPVILASATPALESLQMAESGIYRKLDLPSRYGGAELPDIKLIDLTEEKPERGRWLAPSLARELFARLERGEQSLLFLNRRGYAPLTLCRNCGFRFQCSNCSAWLVEHRFSQRLACHHCGHEEQPPETCPDCNEPDCLVACGPGVERIADEVAEILPDARVAVVTSDTLNTPDKAAEFVRQAEAREIDVIVGTQLVTKGFHFPELTLVGVVDADLGLEGGDLRAAERTYQQVAQVAGRAGRGSKPGEVLIQTRHPEAPVIEALAAGDRDAFYEAETEARRFAGAPPFGRWAAIIVSSEDEAEAREAAQRIGATQPRIEDIAILGPAPAPMALLRGRYRYRFLVNARRSAKVQEALRQWLDPLDFPRGVRVSIDIDPYSFV comes from the coding sequence ATGAACCGCGCGCGCATCCTCACATTCAACGCCGCCCTGCCGGTGCTCGATTACCGGGTGCCGGAGGGGATGAGCGTGGTGCCGGGCAGCGTCGTGGTCGCCCCGCTCGGCCCGCGCGAAATCCTCGGCGTCGTGTGGGAGGAAGAACGCCTGCCGGGTCAATCGGTGCCCGATGCCAAGCTTCGCCCCTTGCGTGATACGGTGCCGGTGCCGCCCCTGCGCCCGGAATTGCGGCGGCTGATCGAATGGACGGCGGATTATTACTGCGCCCCGATGAGTGCTGTGGCGCGGATGGTGCTGTCGAGCGGCGGCGCTCTGCGCGGGCCGATGACAACGACGGAATATCGCCTCTCGGGCGGCATGCCGGAGCGCATGACCGCGCAGCGCGAGAGGGCGATGGAGCGGCTGGAAGGCGAACAGGCGACCATCCGCGAACTGGCCGAGATCGCCGAGGTGTCCGACGGCGTGCTACGGGGCCTCGTGAACCAGGGTGTGCTGGAGCCGGTCGTGGTCGATATCGACCGGTCCTACCCCCGCGCGCATCCCGACCATGCCGAACCGATCCTGTCGGCGGAGCAGAAGGAGGTAGCAGACGAGCTGGTGGCCGCCGTCGAGGCAGAAGAGTTCGCCCCGATCCTGCTCGACGGCGTGACCGGTTCGGGCAAGACCGAGACCTATTTCGAGCCCGTCGCGGCGGCGTTGCGGATGGACCGGCAGGTGCTTGTCCTTTTGCCCGAGATCGCGCTCACGGAAGCCTTTCTGCGCCGCTTCGCAGATCGCTTCGGTGCTGCGCCGATCGTCTGGCATTCGAGCCTGAAGTCGACCGAGCGCCGCCGCGCGTGGCGGGCGATCTCGACGGGCGAGGCACAGGTGGTCGTCGGCGCACGCTCGGCGCTGTTCCTGCCATATGACAATCTCGGCCTGATCGTGGTCGATGAAGCGCATGAGGTGAGCTTCAAGCAGGACGATGGCGTGCGCTACAATGCCCGCGACGTCGCGGTAATGCGCGGACATTTCGAGAAGCATCCCGTGATTCTCGCCAGCGCCACTCCCGCGCTCGAAAGCCTGCAGATGGCCGAAAGCGGCATCTACCGGAAGCTGGACCTGCCGAGCCGGTATGGCGGGGCGGAGCTGCCGGACATAAAGCTGATAGACCTCACGGAAGAAAAGCCCGAGCGCGGTCGCTGGCTCGCCCCGTCGCTCGCTCGCGAGCTGTTCGCGCGGCTGGAACGCGGCGAGCAGTCGCTGCTGTTCCTCAACCGCCGTGGTTATGCGCCCCTGACGCTGTGCCGCAATTGCGGCTTCCGTTTCCAATGCAGCAATTGCAGCGCCTGGCTGGTCGAGCATCGTTTTTCGCAACGCCTAGCCTGCCACCATTGCGGGCACGAGGAACAGCCGCCCGAGACTTGCCCCGATTGTAACGAGCCCGATTGCCTAGTCGCATGCGGACCCGGTGTGGAGCGGATTGCGGACGAGGTGGCGGAAATCCTGCCCGATGCCCGGGTCGCGGTGGTCACTTCGGATACGCTCAACACGCCCGACAAGGCCGCCGAATTCGTAAGGCAGGCCGAAGCGCGAGAAATCGACGTGATAGTAGGCACGCAGCTCGTCACAAAGGGTTTCCATTTCCCAGAACTGACGCTTGTCGGCGTGGTCGATGCCGACCTAGGCCTGGAAGGCGGCGATCTGCGCGCGGCCGAGCGAACCTACCAGCAGGTCGCGCAAGTCGCCGGGCGCGCCGGGCGTGGCTCGAAGCCGGGCGAAGTCCTGATCCAGACCCGCCACCCCGAAGCGCCGGTAATCGAAGCGCTTGCCGCCGGAGATCGCGACGCCTTCTACGAAGCCGAAACCGAAGCGCGGCGTTTCGCCGGGGCCCCGCCCTTCGGACGCTGGGCCGCGATCATCGTCTCTTCTGAAGACGAGGCCGAAGCGCGCGAAGCCGCGCAGCGCATCGGCGCGACCCAGCCGCGGATCGAGGATATCGCCATCCTCGGCCCCGCCCCTGCCCCGATGGCGCTGCTGCGCGGTCGCTATCGCTACCGCTTCCTCGTCAACGCGCGCCGCAGCGCAAAGGTGCAGGAGGCGCTGCGCCAATGGCTCGATCCGCTGGACTTCCCGCGCGGGGTGCGCGTATCGATCGACATCGATCCCTACAGCTTCGTTTGA
- a CDS encoding DUF4197 domain-containing protein, translating to MSKIVGSEIITRRSMLAGLGASSLVLLPGCAGGYGGGFSFTEAIRRLLLLSSERAFDRLTAPGGYWDDQVARIGLGSFLGTRGDVLSRILTSALFKDRLEGVFADFAIDASERAAPVVADAVRVIGFQNAIDLVRGGPSAATDFLSAEVGTRVLDAMVPGLDRALRVAEDPLVGQALGALTGVDVGGVANRLGTRVSDAIWAEMGREEAAIRAHPRATRDPLLIGVFGAASRL from the coding sequence ATGTCCAAGATTGTTGGGTCCGAGATCATCACCCGTCGCTCGATGCTCGCCGGACTGGGCGCGAGCTCGCTCGTCCTCCTGCCCGGCTGCGCCGGCGGCTATGGCGGCGGCTTCAGCTTTACCGAGGCGATCCGCCGCCTGCTCCTGCTGTCGAGCGAACGCGCTTTCGACCGGCTGACGGCGCCCGGCGGCTATTGGGACGACCAGGTCGCCCGCATCGGCCTCGGTTCGTTCCTGGGCACGCGCGGCGATGTGCTCTCCCGCATCCTGACCTCGGCGCTGTTCAAGGACCGGCTGGAAGGCGTCTTTGCCGATTTCGCGATCGACGCCAGCGAACGCGCCGCGCCCGTCGTCGCCGATGCCGTGCGCGTGATCGGGTTCCAGAACGCCATAGACCTTGTGCGCGGCGGCCCGAGCGCGGCGACCGATTTCCTCAGCGCCGAAGTCGGCACGCGCGTGCTCGATGCGATGGTGCCCGGGCTCGACCGCGCCCTGCGCGTGGCGGAAGACCCGCTCGTCGGCCAAGCGCTCGGCGCGCTCACCGGCGTCGATGTCGGCGGCGTGGCGAACCGGCTGGGCACGCGGGTCAGCGACGCGATCTGGGCCGAGATGGGCCGCGAGGAGGCCGCCATTCGCGCCCATCCGCGCGCGACCCGCGATCCGCTGCTGATCGGCGTGTTCGGTGCTGCGTCGCGGCTGTGA